The genomic interval CCGTCCTCGTCGAGGAAGCCCGCGGCCTGCGAGACGCCCGTCAGCGTTCCCGCGGTGTCGAAGAAGTCCACGAAGAAGAAGGTGAACACGACGAGCGCGAACGAGAACGCCTCGATGTTCCCGAGCCCCTCGATGAACGCGCCCGCCAGCGGCGCGATGTTGTAGCTCGCGGCGTCGTAGGTGATGGGCGCGTCGGGCACGAGCGCGACGTCGAGGAGGCTGACGCCCATCTCTTCGAGCGCAGAGTCGTCGGTCGGGTAGGCCGAGTAGCCCAGCGCGCTGGCGGCGTAGCCCAGAATCGACGTGAGGACGATGCCCGAGATGATGGACCCGCGGACGCCCCGAGCGTAGAGCGCGAGCGTCAGGAAGAGTCCGACCACCGAGACGACCGCGACGGGGTCGGAGGCGAACACGGGGTTGAAGGTGACGAAGGTCGAGCCGTCGCCCGCGACGACCCGCATCTCTTCGAGACCGATGATGGCGAGGAAGAGCCCGATACCCGCGCCGACCGAGAGCTTGACGGGTTCGGGAAAGAGCCGGATGATGTACTTGCGCGCGCCGACCGCGGTGAGCGCCACGAAGACGATTCCCTCGACCACGACCGCGGCGAGCGCGACCTGCCAGTCGATGCCGAGACCGAGGACCACGGTGAACGCGAAGAAGGCGTTCAGTCCGAGCCCCGGCGCTTGCGCGAACGGTCGCTTGGCGTACAGCGCCATCACCAGCGTCGCGGTCGCGGCGGCGATGATGGTGACCACCGCGAGCATCTGGAAGGTCCGGTCGGGACCGATACCTTCGGGCTGGATGGCCGCCGAGAGGATGGCCGGGTTGACCACGACGATGTAGCTCATCGTCAGGAACGTGGTCAGCCCCGCGAGCACCTCCGTCCGCATGTTCGTGCCGTGCTCCTCGAAGTCGAAGAACTCCGCGAGCGCGCCCGACGACCCCGAGGACGGGTCGTCGGCGCTGGATTCGTTAGCTCCCATGATGCACGAATGAGCATACTCGCGAAAGCCTACTTAACGGTTCCCATAGAAACGCCACAATTATGCACAAATTTGTATCAAAACTCCGGAATTGGGGGCGATATTCCGACAAACGACGCACGTCTGTGGATACGAACGCCGCCGGATCGACGACTCCGCCGTCGTCACTCCTCGAAGGTGGTCAGCGCGCCGACCGGCGCGTCGGTCCGTCCCTCCGCGCGCTTCATGCCCTCCTCGCCCGCCGCGATGAGCGCGAACACGCCGCCGACGCGGCCGTCGGCCCGGTCGACGATGTCCAGAAGCAACTCCTGGGTCTCGCCCGACCGGATGAGGTCGTCGACGACCAGCACCGTCTCGCCCTCGCCGATGGCGGAGGCGGGCAGGTAGTACGTCAACTCGATGCCCGACTGGAGGCGCTGGCGCGACTCGATGAACTCCTCGACCGCGGTCTCCTTGGACTTCTTGGCGTACGCGATGCGGGCGTCGAAGTACTCCGCCATCGCCGCGCCGAGGGTGATGCCGTCGGTGGCGGCGGTCAACACCACGTCCGGCCGGTCGAATCCGAACGTCTCGGCGGCGACCGGCGCGACGAGGTCGAGGAAGGCCTGGTCGAAGACGACCTCGGAGTTGTCGACGTATCCCTCCTCGTCCACCCGAATCCGGGCTTCGAGTTCGGCCGCGAGTTCCTCGCGGCCGACGCCGCCGACGACCGCCTTCGCGCGGTCGACGCTCGGCAGGACGTGGCCGTTGACGTACCGGTTCAGGTCGCCCGCGGGAAGGCCCGTCACCTCGGCGAGTTCGTCGTAGGTTCGCGTCTCCTTCAGCATCCGGAGGACGGCGACCGCCTGCAGTTGCAGGGTCGCCTTCTCTGCGCGGTTCATACCCGCGCACAGTCATTCCACGAACTTGAATACCCCGAAGTAACTCGAACGGAGAGTTCGCAACCCTACACAATCGGCCAACCCTACTCGGCGTCCAGCAGGTCCGAGGCGGTCAGTAGCGATTCGAGTTCCACGTCGTACTTCGCGAGGTTCTCGGTCGCGCCCTCCTCGCGGTCCACGACCACGAGAACGCGGTTCACGGTCGCGCCCGCCTCGCGCAGGGCCTCCACCGCATCCGCAGCGCTCTGGCCGGTCGTGGCGATGTCTTCGAGGACGACGACCTCCTCGCCCTCGTCGAGTCGTCCCTCGACGAGGTTGGCGGTGCCGTACTCCTTCTTCTGCTTGCGCGCGACGACGTAGGGGTTGCCGGTCTCGACGCTCGTGACCGCGACGAGGGGGACGCCGCCGAGCGCGACGCCCGCCAACTTCGTCTCGCCGACGCGTTCTGCGAACGCCTCGGCGATCAACTGGAGGCAGTCGGGGTCGGTCTCGAAGAGGTACTTGTCGACGTAGTAGTCGCTGGTGCCGCCGTGCGAGAGCTCGAAATCGCCGTACCTGACCGCGTCGGCGTCCTGAAGCGCCGCGATGAGTTCCTCGTTCGCCATTGTGGGAAGACGGGGGTGCTTGCGTGATAAACTGTGTCCTTTGCTGTAGCTCCTCTCCGGGACCCGACCCGTCGGTACTTTCGAATTGGTACCGAGACCCCACTCAGCGTTTTAGCGTCTTTGATAAAGTACTTCAGCGGAGAGCCATTTTATACGGATACACATGCGTTTTCTACTATTTCATGGACGGCGGAACGGACGCGCGACTGAATGCTCCGGAGACCTCCTGGAAGGGCTATGAACCCGACTCGCGTCGACTCGATTATCGACCTCGTGTACGGTCTGTTGATCGCTGTCTCGGTCGGCTTGATCGTCGTCACCGACTACGCCGTCGGAATCGCGTTCGGTTTCGGCGTCCTTCTCTCGTATCTCACCCACGTCGTCTGGAAGATGGCCCGGTTCGACCCCGACTGGATGACGACGGTGGTCAGAGAGACGGTCGAAGAGACGGTCGGCGACACGGTCGAGAAGACCGTCGATGAAACCGTGAAGCAGTCCGTCGACGAGACGGTCGGCGACACGGTCGCGAAGACCGTCGACGAAACTGTGGAGAAATCCGTCGGCGACACGGTCGCGAAGACCGTCGATGAAACTGTGAAGAAGTCCGTCGACGAGACGGCCGACGAGACGGTCGGTCTCGCCGTCGAGGAGAAAGTCAGCGCGACCGTCGAGGAGACCGTGGAGGAGACGGTCGGCGACACGGTCGAACAGACGGTCGAGGAGACGGTCGGCGACACGGTCGAACAGACGGTCGGGGAAACCGTCGAACAGACGGTCGAGGAGACGGTCGGCGACACGGTCGAAGAGACGGTCGGCGAGACCGTCGAGAAGAAAGTCAGCGAAACGGTCGAAGAGACGGTCGGCGAAACGGTCGAGAAGAGAGTCGATGAGACCGTCGAGAAGAAAGTGAGCGAGACCGTCGAGCAGACGTTGGAGGAGCAACTCGAGTCCGCAGAGGACGACCCCGAGAGCGACGAAAGCGAGGGCGAGAGTAACTGATGGTCGAGTTCCTGCTCGTCCTCGGCGTCCTCGTCGCGATGTTCGTCGCGTACAACATCGGTGGTGCGACGACTGGTCCGGCGTTCGGCCCGGCCGTCGGCGCGGACGCGGTCTCGAAGACCAGCGCCGCGGCGTTGATGGGTCTGTTCTTCTTCCTCGGTGCTTGGACCATCGGCCGGAACGTCGTGACGAAACTCGGAACCGAACTCGTCATCGACCCCGGCGTGTTCACGCTCGAATCGTCTATCGCGGTGCTGTTCTTTATCGGAATCGCGCTGTTCGTGGGCAACGTCTTCGGCGTGCCCGCCTCGACTTCGATGACGGCCGTCGGGGCCATCGCGGGTCTCGGACTCGCTGGCGGTGCTCTGGACCTCGCCGTCATGGGCGAAATCGTCACTTGGTGGGTCGTCTCGCCGATTATCGGCTTCTGGGTTTCGCTGATCATCGGCCGGTACTTCTACGCGCGACTCAACCGCATGGTCGCCATCGAGCGCAGTCCCGGCCCGTTGCTCGCCGTCGACCGTTCGGGTGCGCTACCGGTCCCGCGCCTCCACCGGACGACCAACCGCCGGGAACTGGTCGGGACGATAACCGTCGTCGGAATCGGCTGTCTGATGGCGTTCAGCTCCGGGACTTCCAACATCGCCAACGCGGTCGCGCCCCTGGTCGGAAGCGGGAATCTGGCGATGAACCCGGCGATTCTCCTCGGGTGTGTCGCCGTCGCAATCGGCGCGTTCACCATCGCCCGCCGGACCCTAGAAACGATGGGGAGCGATATCACGGAACTGCCGCTGACGGCCGCGATAGTCGTGGCCACGGTGAGTTCCACTCTCGTCGTCTTCCTCTCGCTCCTCGGCATTCCCGCGAGTTTCGTCATCATCGCGACGACCTCCATCATCGGACTCGGATGGGGTCGGGCGACCCGGCCGATGACCCTCCCCGAGGCCGTCTCCTCCGAGGATGCTTCGTCGGTCTCGGTCAACGCGCTCGCCTCCGACGAGGAGGGCGAAGAACTCCCGCCCATCGGCGAGGAGGACCCCGAAGACCTCCCGCAGGCGGGGGCGCTGTTCGACCCCGCGACGACCGCCAGGGTCGTCCTCATGCAGAACGTCGTTCCGGCGATAGCGACGCTCGGAGCCTATCTCACCTTCAGATTCGTCCCGATATTCGGATTCTGAGCGCCGTCTTCCGCGCGGCGCTCTTTTCGATGCGCCCCCGCGACGGAGACGGTTTCATCAGGTTCGTCATTCAGTTTCACCACGGCTCGTCCTTCAGCCCCAGCGCGTACGCGATGGCGTTCGTCCCGACGTGCAGAAGCGGCGTCACCACGACCACGACTGCCAGCACCTCCAGCGTGAACACCGACCCGAACCACTCGGGCGCTGACAGAAACGTCAGCAGGAGCGCGAAGACCACGAAGTCGAGCTGGTCGAGGCCGGGGAACGCCGCGCCGCGCTCGCGCCCCGTCCGGCGCTTGAGGAACGAGGCGGCGATGTCGCCCAGCATGGCCCCCGCCGCGAGCGCGAACCCGGCGGCGAGGGGGAAGGTCGGCAGGTCGACGCCCAGCGCCGACGAAACTGCGGGACCGACCGCGTTCAGGACGCCCGCCAGCGCCGCGCCAGCGAGGACGCCGACCGCGGTACCGCGCCACGTCTTGCCGTCGCCAAGGAGCCGCCGACCACGCCACGTCCGGCCGCCGTCTATCGGGCGACCGCCGCCCGCCAGCACCGCGGCGTTGTTCGGCACGTAGGCCGGGAGCATCGCCCACAGCGCAACCGCGACCGTCTCGAAGAGGCTCATGTCGGAGTACGCGCACGCCGGGGTCTTAAGCGCCGGTCCTTCGCCGCGTCGGCGTCTCGAAACCCGGTCGCCCACCGGCGAATAACGCAGTTTAAAGGGGTGGGAACGAAAACCGTCGCCCGATGATACCGCCCATCGCCAGTCGGTTCGTGGCCGGGGAGTCGCCAGCCGAGGCGCTCGACCACGTTCGCGAACTCAACGACCGGGACGTCAAGGCCATCCTGAACCTGCTCGGCGAGCACTACGACGACCGCGGCCCCGCCGACGAGGACGCCGAGGCGTACCTCCGGCTCGTCGACGACATCGAGGGCGCCGACCTCGACGCCTGCATCTCGGTGAAGCCCTCCCAGATCGGCCTCGACGCGGGGACCGAGGTGTTCCGCGAGAACGTCGAGCGCATCGCCGACTACGCCGCCGCCCGCGACGTGTTCGTCTGGATCGACATGGAGGACCACACGACCACCGACGCGACCCTCGACGCCTACGAGGAACTCGCGCGCAGACACGAGGGCGGGGTCGGCGTCTGCGTGCAGGCGAACCTCCGGCGGACCGCCGACGACCTGGAGCGACTCGCCGACGTGCCGGGGAAGGTGCGGCTCGTGAAGGGCGCGTACGACGAACCCGAGTCGGTCGCCATCACGGAGAAGGCGGCGGTCGACGACGCCTACGAGGAGTACCTCGAATACATGTTCGAGCACTTCGAGGGGGGAATCGCGGTCGGGAGCCACGACCCGAAGATGATTTCGCGCGCGAAGGAACTCCACGACGAGTACGGCACCGACTTCGAGGTCCAGATGCTGATGGGCGTCCGAGAGGACGCCCAGTTCGACCTCGCCGACGAGTACGAGGTGTGGCAGTACGTCCCCTACGGCGGCAAGTGGCTGTCGTACTTCTACCGGCGGGTGATGGAGCGCAAGGAGAACCTCCTGTTCGCGCTGCGGGCCGTGCTGGGTCGGTAGACCAGCGTGTCGCGCCTCGCTCTCGCCGCATAGCATCTAGTTTATGTTCCTGCGGTCGGTTGTTCTCCACAAATGTCCTCCTGGAAACGGGACGCGGCGAGCGGCCTCATCGTCCTCCTCCCGATAATCGTCACGCTCTACATCGTCCACTGGCTGTACAGGCTCATCGCGCAGGTCCCGCTGCCCGGCGTCGAGACCGAAGCCTATCAGGTCATGCTCACCATCGTCGTGTTCGGGATGCTGGTGCTCAGCGTCGGCTACATGATGCGGACCGCGGTCGGGTCGCTGTTCGAGGGTGCCATCGACGGCATGATGAACCGGGTCCCGGGCCTGCGGGTGATCTACAACGCCTCGAAGATGGCGGCCGAGACCGCCCTGTCGGACACCACCGACCTCCAGGCCCCGGTCAAGGTCGAGGCCTGGAACGGCATGCGGATGACCGCGTTCAAGACCGGCAAGCGGACCGACGACGGCAAGGAACTGCTCTTCCTGCCGACCGCACCCAACATCACGACCGGCTTCGTCGTCGAGATGGACCCGGCCGACTTCGAGGAGACCGACGAGACCGTCGAGGACGCGCTGACGCGCGTCCTGAGCGCCGGATTCGGCGAGAACAGCGAGTCGGGCATCCCCATCGACGTGCAGGACGAACGGGAGTCGGGGACCGGAACGGAGTCGCCGCCGCCGCAGTAATCGGCGTCTCCTCGCGAGGAGCTACTCCTCGACGTAGGTGAACCACTCGTCGTGGTCGTCGGTGCGCCGTTCCACGAGGTCGAAGAACGCCGACTGTATCTCCTCGGTGACGGGACCGCGCCCGCCGTTTCCGATCTCGACGTTGTCGACCTGCCGGATGGGCGTGACCTCCGCGGCCGACCCGCTGAAGAACAGCTCGTCGGCGGTGTTGAGTTCGCCCCGCGAGATGGTCGCGTTCTCGTGGACCGTGTAGCCCAGTTCCTCCGCGAGCGTGATGACGGTGTCGCGGGTGATGCCGTCGAGGATGCTCTCGGCGAGCCCGGGGGTGTAGATCTCGTCGTCGCGGACGAGGAAGATGTTCTCGCCCGGTCCCTCGGCGACGTTGCCCTCCTTGTTGAGGACGATGGCCTCGGCGTAGCCGTTCCGGCGGGCCTCCTCGCCCGCGAGCATGCTGTTGACGTACAGGCCAGTCGTCTTGGCGTTGGTCGGAATCTGGCTGGAGGCGTGCTTGCGCCACGACGACACCATCACTTCGACGCCGTTTTCGAGCGCGTCGTCGCCCAGATACGCGCCCCACGGCCACGCCGCGATGGCGGTTCGAGTGGGGTTGTCGCCCGGGCTGACCCCGAGGCTGTCGTAGCCGTAGAAGACGATGGGCCGGATGTAACACGACGCGAGGTCCTGCTCGGCGATGAGCCGCTTGGTCGCCGCGGTGAGTTCCTCGGGGTCGTGGTCGATTTCGAGGTCGTAGGGCTTGCACGAGTCGTACAGCCGTTCGAGGTGCTCCTCCCACCGGAAGATAGCCGGTCCGTTCTCGGTGTCGTAGGCGCGCACGCCCTCGAAGACGCCCGTCCCGTAGTGCAGTCCGTGCGTGAGGACGTGGATCTGGGCCTCGTCCCAGTCGACGAACTCGCCGTCCATCCAGATCGTGTCCACGTCCATCTCGTCGAAGCTCATACGTCCGGACAGACGGAGGCCTCCCTTATCAGTATTGACGGTTCCGTCGCGGTCGATGATTCGGGTCTTCGAGTCCGACGGTTCCGGTCTTCGAGTCCGGCGATTTCGGTCGGCGCGCCGTCTCGGTACCGAGACGGCGCGCCGACCGCGTAGAACCGACCGACTACCCCAGCGCCTCCACCACGTCCGACCCCTCCAGATACGCCAGCCCGTAGCGCTCGGCGTAGGCCTGCGCGTCCTCGGGCGCGAGCGCCTCGCCGGTCTCGTCGTCGAGCATCTCGCAGACCACGACCGCGGGCTCGCGGTCCGCGGCCGCCGCGAGCGCGATTCCGAGTTCGGTGTGGCCCTCGCGGTCGGCCAGCAGATTCGGGGCGGCCCGCAGGAGGTGGACGTGGCCCGGCGACCGGAACTCCGCGGCGAACTCGACGGACTCGGGGTCGCTCGCGGTTTCACCGCTCGCTCCTTCCGAGGCGCGTTGGGCCTCGCGCGCGGCCTCGGCCAACTTCGTGATGGTCAGCGCGCGGTCCTCGTCGGTGATTCCGGTGTAGGTATCGCGGTGGTTGACCGGGAGCGAGAACGACGAGCGCTCGTCGTAGCCCAGTTCGTGGGCCTCGCTCGCGGGGTGGTCGAGCGCGTCGCCGAGGAACGGCAGGTCGAACGCGTCTGCGACCGCGTCCGAGAGCGCGACGCAGACGAGCCCGCCTGCGTCGTTGCGCAGGCGCGAGACGGCTTCCGGCGTCACCGCGCTCGCGGGATAGACGAGGTCGGTCTCGCCCTCGCGGTCGGCGGCGTCGTGGACGAGGACCGGTTCGCCCTCGCGGAACGCCTCGATGGCGGCCTCGACGCCCGCGGCGGCCTGACTCATGGTCCCTCCTCGACGTGGACGGTGACGTGGTCGCCGTCGGCCAGCCCCAGCTCCTCGCGGAGCTTGTCGGGCGCGATGACCTCCAGCTGGTCGTCGTCGTGGTGGGTCCGTTCGGGCGCGATGGTGTGGGCTCGCTCGTACACCTCGCCGTCCTGCGTCTCCACGACTGCGGGGTAGCACACCGCGGGCCCGTAGGTCCGGTCGTCGTCCTCCCACCCGTCGATGGGCACGGGGTCGAGCGCCTCCATCGCCGACCGGGCGCGGACGCTCTCGGCGGTGAGTTCGACGTTGAGCGTGCCGGGGAACGGCTCGTAGCCGAGCCGGTCCTCGAACTGCGCCATGTACCCCGGCAGGGAGATGTAGTGGCGGCCCTCGCCCATCCCGCTGGTGACGGTGCCCGTCAGGTCCACCCCGGCGGGCGTCTCGAAGATGCGCCGGTAGTCCTCGTACTCGCGTTTGAGGGCCCACTCGCCGTCGTCGGTGACCGAGATCCACTGGCCGTCGCTGACCATCTCGCGCTCGACGAGCCCCGCGTCGTCGAGCCGCTGGAGCCGACGCGAGGCGGTCTGATTCGAGGCGTCGAGGTTCTCCGCGAGGGCCGAACACGAGACCTTGACCTCCCCCTCCAGCCCCCCGTCGAGCGCGAGAAGCTTCAGCGCCGCGAGTTCGTCGTACCCCACCGCGCGCGGCCGTGTTGCTGACATAGGTGAGTGTCCGACCGCCCGGGCTTTAAGGATAACGGATGCGGTACGGTTCTCAGAATTGGAACGGTGTGGGTCGGGGACGCACAGTTGTAGATGCCGAACTCGGAGGCCCAGACACCTATTTTTTGCCCTCCTCCTCCGGTCATTCGGTTTCCCAATCGGGGCGACTGGTCGGTGTCGGAACTACCGCTACGGAGTCCCGCAGCTCGGACTCCTGCACCCACGGTCGGCACCGGTCGTGTAACTCGAAGAGGCGAAATTCGTTGAGGTGAACCCAGCTATACGACGCTGTATCATCGTTTTCCCGCTCACGCACTGCGTCGATGAGGTCCTCTTTCGAAACCCCTACTCCGTTCTTTCGCGCGGTTGCAGACAGCGATTCGAGTTCGTCGTCTTTCTCGTCGTCCGTGAGCTCGTCGCTGTAGTAAACCGACATCGCGGCGGCGACGACGTCGGCTTTCCCGTCGAAGTTCTCGCCGGTCATCCAGCAGTAGTCGCGGGGAAGTACGTACGACTTGTCGAAGTACGGCGTTTCGCTGATCTTCCCGAGTTCGGTCACCTCACCCCCTGCGTCCTGCTCGTAGACGCCGACGACGTAGTCGGCGTACGCGGCCAAGAGGTGGAACCGTATCCGGAACTCGGGAAGTCGGTCGAGTCCGATTTCCCGGAGGTCACCCATGACGAACGCGTACGCGCCGAGTCGCCTGTTGAGTTCGTTCTCGACGGTTCTGAGTCGGCGGACGTACGGGTCTCGATAGCTTCCGAGGACGAAGTACGTCGTTTCCGGCGTCTGGAGATGGGATAGCTCTTCGTTTGCGAACCCGAGAATCGCGGCGGTCTCGTGAGGTTCGAGTTCGAGACCGTGGAGTGTTTCGTCTACGGCGGTCTCGATTTCATCCGCGTTCGGGGGTGTCGATGGACCCGCCATCGGGTCTCGACTCGCACCGGACCGATTTATATTTTTCCGACTAATTCGGGTATTTCATAGAAAACCAGATTGGTTGTCCCAAAGTATTATCTCCCGTCTGCCCGAAGTGTCTCGCATGAGCGATAGCTCGTCGGCCAGTAACACCGGGCCGTTCGAGGAGCAACGGCGAATCTTCGACCTGCTCTCGCAGGAGACGCGCCACCTCATCATCCAGTTCGTGCTCGGACACCCGGAACACCTCGTGTCGCTCGACGAGCTGGACTACATGATTCCGAAGAGCAAAGCCGCAATCGGCGACCAGCTCGACAATCTCATCGAGGCGGGAATTTTGGACCTGTATCGCTACGAGCCGAGCGAGGACAAGCGGGACCTGCCTTCGAAGTTCTACGGACTCACCGAGCGCGGTGTCGAGATTCTCTACGAATACAAGTACCTTCGCGGCGTGCCAGTCGCGCGAGGACTGTACGAGAACACCCGCAAGTCGGAGCAAATCGAGCGACACGAGAACGCACCACGGCCCGAACTCCCCGACGCGGTTCGAGAGGCCCTCTCGATGGAATAGAACACCGAACCCCGATTAGTCTCCCGTCACGGGGTCCCGCGCCCAGAACTCGCTTCCCTTCTTCAGCTTCGGCACCCACGTATCGTCCGTTTTCGACAGCAACGCCACC from Halorussus salilacus carries:
- a CDS encoding CDP-2,3-bis-(O-geranylgeranyl)-sn-glycerol synthase, which produces MSLFETVAVALWAMLPAYVPNNAAVLAGGGRPIDGGRTWRGRRLLGDGKTWRGTAVGVLAGAALAGVLNAVGPAVSSALGVDLPTFPLAAGFALAAGAMLGDIAASFLKRRTGRERGAAFPGLDQLDFVVFALLLTFLSAPEWFGSVFTLEVLAVVVVVTPLLHVGTNAIAYALGLKDEPW
- a CDS encoding inorganic phosphate transporter translates to MVEFLLVLGVLVAMFVAYNIGGATTGPAFGPAVGADAVSKTSAAALMGLFFFLGAWTIGRNVVTKLGTELVIDPGVFTLESSIAVLFFIGIALFVGNVFGVPASTSMTAVGAIAGLGLAGGALDLAVMGEIVTWWVVSPIIGFWVSLIIGRYFYARLNRMVAIERSPGPLLAVDRSGALPVPRLHRTTNRRELVGTITVVGIGCLMAFSSGTSNIANAVAPLVGSGNLAMNPAILLGCVAVAIGAFTIARRTLETMGSDITELPLTAAIVVATVSSTLVVFLSLLGIPASFVIIATTSIIGLGWGRATRPMTLPEAVSSEDASSVSVNALASDEEGEELPPIGEEDPEDLPQAGALFDPATTARVVLMQNVVPAIATLGAYLTFRFVPIFGF
- the ribB gene encoding 3,4-dihydroxy-2-butanone-4-phosphate synthase; its protein translation is MSQAAAGVEAAIEAFREGEPVLVHDAADREGETDLVYPASAVTPEAVSRLRNDAGGLVCVALSDAVADAFDLPFLGDALDHPASEAHELGYDERSSFSLPVNHRDTYTGITDEDRALTITKLAEAAREAQRASEGASGETASDPESVEFAAEFRSPGHVHLLRAAPNLLADREGHTELGIALAAAADREPAVVVCEMLDDETGEALAPEDAQAYAERYGLAYLEGSDVVEALG
- a CDS encoding CTP-dependent riboflavin kinase, whose protein sequence is MSATRPRAVGYDELAALKLLALDGGLEGEVKVSCSALAENLDASNQTASRRLQRLDDAGLVEREMVSDGQWISVTDDGEWALKREYEDYRRIFETPAGVDLTGTVTSGMGEGRHYISLPGYMAQFEDRLGYEPFPGTLNVELTAESVRARSAMEALDPVPIDGWEDDDRTYGPAVCYPAVVETQDGEVYERAHTIAPERTHHDDDQLEVIAPDKLREELGLADGDHVTVHVEEGP
- a CDS encoding ArsR family transcriptional regulator, giving the protein MSDSSSASNTGPFEEQRRIFDLLSQETRHLIIQFVLGHPEHLVSLDELDYMIPKSKAAIGDQLDNLIEAGILDLYRYEPSEDKRDLPSKFYGLTERGVEILYEYKYLRGVPVARGLYENTRKSEQIERHENAPRPELPDAVREALSME
- a CDS encoding NCS2 family permease is translated as MRTEVLAGLTTFLTMSYIVVVNPAILSAAIQPEGIGPDRTFQMLAVVTIIAAATATLVMALYAKRPFAQAPGLGLNAFFAFTVVLGLGIDWQVALAAVVVEGIVFVALTAVGARKYIIRLFPEPVKLSVGAGIGLFLAIIGLEEMRVVAGDGSTFVTFNPVFASDPVAVVSVVGLFLTLALYARGVRGSIISGIVLTSILGYAASALGYSAYPTDDSALEEMGVSLLDVALVPDAPITYDAASYNIAPLAGAFIEGLGNIEAFSFALVVFTFFFVDFFDTAGTLTGVSQAAGFLDEDGNLPEIEKPLMADAVGTTVGGMLGTSTVTTYIESATGVEEGGRTGMTALVVALLFLASLAVVPLAVAIPTYASHLVLVVVGIIMLSNVAEIAWDDITYAIPAALTIFVMPFTFSIAYGIAAGIVSYPVVKLAAGELDDTRLGHWLLAGAFVVYFFVRTSGVLAGSV
- the pyrE gene encoding orotate phosphoribosyltransferase; this translates as MANEELIAALQDADAVRYGDFELSHGGTSDYYVDKYLFETDPDCLQLIAEAFAERVGETKLAGVALGGVPLVAVTSVETGNPYVVARKQKKEYGTANLVEGRLDEGEEVVVLEDIATTGQSAADAVEALREAGATVNRVLVVVDREEGATENLAKYDVELESLLTASDLLDAE
- a CDS encoding phosphoribosyltransferase family protein, whose amino-acid sequence is MNRAEKATLQLQAVAVLRMLKETRTYDELAEVTGLPAGDLNRYVNGHVLPSVDRAKAVVGGVGREELAAELEARIRVDEEGYVDNSEVVFDQAFLDLVAPVAAETFGFDRPDVVLTAATDGITLGAAMAEYFDARIAYAKKSKETAVEEFIESRQRLQSGIELTYYLPASAIGEGETVLVVDDLIRSGETQELLLDIVDRADGRVGGVFALIAAGEEGMKRAEGRTDAPVGALTTFEE
- a CDS encoding proline dehydrogenase family protein → MIPPIASRFVAGESPAEALDHVRELNDRDVKAILNLLGEHYDDRGPADEDAEAYLRLVDDIEGADLDACISVKPSQIGLDAGTEVFRENVERIADYAAARDVFVWIDMEDHTTTDATLDAYEELARRHEGGVGVCVQANLRRTADDLERLADVPGKVRLVKGAYDEPESVAITEKAAVDDAYEEYLEYMFEHFEGGIAVGSHDPKMISRAKELHDEYGTDFEVQMLMGVREDAQFDLADEYEVWQYVPYGGKWLSYFYRRVMERKENLLFALRAVLGR
- a CDS encoding branched-chain amino acid transaminase — encoded protein: MSFDEMDVDTIWMDGEFVDWDEAQIHVLTHGLHYGTGVFEGVRAYDTENGPAIFRWEEHLERLYDSCKPYDLEIDHDPEELTAATKRLIAEQDLASCYIRPIVFYGYDSLGVSPGDNPTRTAIAAWPWGAYLGDDALENGVEVMVSSWRKHASSQIPTNAKTTGLYVNSMLAGEEARRNGYAEAIVLNKEGNVAEGPGENIFLVRDDEIYTPGLAESILDGITRDTVITLAEELGYTVHENATISRGELNTADELFFSGSAAEVTPIRQVDNVEIGNGGRGPVTEEIQSAFFDLVERRTDDHDEWFTYVEE
- a CDS encoding DUF502 domain-containing protein, which codes for MSSWKRDAASGLIVLLPIIVTLYIVHWLYRLIAQVPLPGVETEAYQVMLTIVVFGMLVLSVGYMMRTAVGSLFEGAIDGMMNRVPGLRVIYNASKMAAETALSDTTDLQAPVKVEAWNGMRMTAFKTGKRTDDGKELLFLPTAPNITTGFVVEMDPADFEETDETVEDALTRVLSAGFGENSESGIPIDVQDERESGTGTESPPPQ